One stretch of Alcaligenes faecalis DNA includes these proteins:
- a CDS encoding DMT family transporter — protein MKKSGYQVLPILALIVSTIGMGSAIFFVKLSEVDATSTLMLRMFIAGGIAGILRLGSTHASPPPASIHRRPATLLVLLFLSALASTIDLLSNHWALTFTSMANTAILMNLSPVFVALLSYIFLKEKLTARQSLSLLIALAGATVLVLAKNGGLSFSKHSFLGDLLALNSALFYAIYFMLLKELRGSINSRNIIIWQSLICGSLLLPIALLSSTPLFPTSPKGWLTIFALAIFSQLLGHGLMAYALKYVDVVLASISTLAKPVVAIMLGYVFFNEKLLPLQWLGVLTVLFGIAWYRRSPPAT, from the coding sequence ATGAAAAAATCTGGTTATCAGGTGCTGCCCATTCTCGCCCTGATCGTAAGCACGATTGGAATGGGTTCAGCTATTTTCTTTGTGAAATTAAGCGAAGTAGATGCCACTTCAACATTGATGTTGCGCATGTTTATTGCCGGAGGGATCGCAGGCATCCTGAGACTTGGATCAACACACGCATCCCCCCCCCCCGCAAGCATCCACCGTCGTCCGGCAACCCTTCTGGTTTTATTGTTTCTCTCAGCCCTTGCATCAACCATAGACCTGCTTTCAAACCACTGGGCACTTACCTTTACCAGCATGGCAAACACAGCCATCCTGATGAACCTCTCTCCCGTCTTTGTCGCCCTCTTGTCTTATATATTCTTGAAGGAAAAGCTCACAGCGCGACAAAGCCTATCCCTGCTGATTGCACTGGCAGGAGCCACTGTGCTGGTACTTGCCAAGAATGGGGGGCTATCCTTTTCCAAACACTCATTCCTTGGCGACTTACTGGCCCTAAACTCCGCCTTGTTTTACGCCATCTACTTTATGCTTCTTAAAGAGCTGCGCGGCTCCATTAACTCCAGAAACATCATTATCTGGCAAAGCCTGATCTGCGGCTCCCTGTTGCTGCCCATTGCACTCCTTAGCAGTACCCCCTTATTTCCCACCTCTCCCAAAGGTTGGTTGACGATCTTTGCGCTGGCTATCTTCAGTCAGCTTCTTGGGCACGGTTTAATGGCCTATGCCTTGAAGTATGTGGATGTGGTCCTGGCTTCGATTTCCACTCTGGCCAAACCAGTCGTGGCCATCATGTTGGGATATGTGTTTTTTAATGAGAAGCTATTGCCACTTCAATGGCTAGGTGTGCTGACTGTTTTATTCGGTATTGCGTGGTATCGCCGCTCACCGCCAGCCACTTGA
- a CDS encoding DUF3772 domain-containing protein: MHAFRRSRLCAFLSLWLLAVVLAVATVPAAAETMALTPAQASESLNELRDTLQTVQERLQKNDGLGDSELVALRNQLLLAQEQAQEMSVRLEPELLSVTARLNQLGPVDDPAGESEDIARQRTQLQQAVTELDGMIKLARLIGVETTQGLDQVSKQRRVIFQAELGRQSQSVLTPRFWRNVSRDLPGDLARVERMRKDLAQRVIDLPAYVLWSAGALALVLLGLSVWAVRGLERFTINHTKPSRLRRSFYATALIVLYSLTPGLLASVAAGLFYWNGNLAPDLASFVSKSVFALYLGGFVTGMGRVLLSAQRPSWRLPPIPSNVALKLAWLPIALGMMVALTWMSQQLLGLINATLSTTLLVNSFNTLTLSIFIAIAAWNLSQGREKTPAPEGGEDQQKTAPVQQGATWLRAIPITLGVVIVLGMIAFLLGYIALSSLIVQEMLWLSLVICTCYVLVALIADIGQSLLLQFREKRASNEWTSTQLRGSSQIVIVLSGALRLCLIITAITLVLLPFGEDPTQWLQRRLGFLVKGFSLGQVQLKPSSVLLAVLILVLGILFVKALQRWVANQLLPATRIDPGMRVSTANLFSYVGYFIVVATAISSLGIGLERMAWVISALSVGIGFGLQAVVQNFVSGLILLAERPIKIGDWVSLNGVEGNVRKINARATEIEMFDRSTLIVPNSEFITKTVRNVTLSNPLGVVKVKINMPIDTDAKRVRSIMLDVMQNYSDVLADPPPDVTLDGFDANGLQFTATCYVASPRIGSRVRSVLMFDILDELRKEGLVLHHTQTMTVLPTTPVASQTESNNPLLND; the protein is encoded by the coding sequence ATGCACGCTTTTCGCCGTTCGCGCCTGTGTGCCTTTTTGTCTTTGTGGCTGCTGGCTGTGGTGCTGGCAGTGGCGACCGTCCCTGCCGCTGCCGAGACGATGGCATTGACGCCTGCGCAGGCCAGTGAATCCCTGAATGAATTGCGTGACACGCTGCAAACCGTCCAGGAGCGTTTACAGAAAAATGATGGCCTGGGTGACTCGGAACTGGTTGCTCTGCGCAATCAGTTGTTGCTGGCGCAAGAGCAGGCTCAGGAAATGAGTGTGCGTCTGGAGCCTGAGCTCTTGAGTGTGACGGCGCGTCTGAATCAGTTGGGACCCGTGGATGATCCCGCTGGTGAATCCGAGGATATTGCGCGTCAGCGTACGCAGTTGCAGCAGGCGGTGACCGAGCTGGACGGCATGATCAAGCTGGCCCGTTTGATCGGAGTGGAAACGACACAAGGTCTGGATCAGGTATCCAAACAGCGCCGTGTGATCTTCCAGGCGGAGCTGGGTCGGCAGTCGCAATCGGTTTTGACACCGCGCTTCTGGCGTAATGTGTCGCGTGACTTGCCCGGTGATCTGGCTCGGGTCGAGCGCATGCGCAAGGATCTGGCTCAGCGGGTGATTGACTTGCCAGCCTATGTGCTGTGGTCGGCAGGTGCCTTGGCTTTGGTGTTGCTGGGTCTGTCGGTCTGGGCCGTACGGGGGCTGGAGCGCTTTACCATCAACCACACCAAGCCCTCGCGTTTGCGACGCTCTTTTTATGCGACGGCCTTGATTGTGCTCTATAGCCTGACGCCCGGCTTGCTGGCTTCGGTGGCGGCAGGGCTGTTTTACTGGAACGGCAATCTGGCTCCGGATCTGGCCAGCTTTGTGTCCAAATCCGTGTTCGCCTTGTACCTGGGCGGCTTTGTGACCGGGATGGGGCGCGTGCTCTTGTCGGCACAGCGTCCTAGCTGGCGCTTGCCTCCCATCCCCAGCAATGTGGCTTTGAAGCTGGCCTGGTTGCCGATTGCGCTGGGCATGATGGTGGCCCTGACTTGGATGTCGCAGCAATTGCTGGGGCTGATCAACGCCACGCTAAGCACCACCTTGCTGGTCAACAGTTTCAACACGCTGACCCTGAGTATCTTTATTGCGATTGCCGCCTGGAATTTAAGCCAGGGGCGTGAGAAGACACCGGCTCCTGAAGGGGGCGAGGATCAGCAAAAAACGGCTCCGGTACAGCAAGGCGCAACCTGGTTGCGCGCTATTCCCATTACCTTGGGTGTGGTGATTGTGCTGGGCATGATTGCCTTCTTGCTGGGCTACATCGCTTTGAGCAGCCTGATTGTGCAGGAGATGTTATGGCTGAGTCTGGTGATTTGCACCTGCTATGTGCTGGTGGCCCTGATTGCCGATATTGGTCAAAGCCTGCTGTTGCAGTTCAGGGAAAAACGGGCCTCCAACGAATGGACCAGCACGCAATTGCGCGGCAGTAGCCAGATTGTGATTGTGCTGTCCGGGGCACTGCGTCTGTGCCTGATTATTACCGCGATTACCTTGGTTTTGCTGCCCTTTGGGGAAGACCCCACGCAGTGGTTGCAGCGGCGTCTGGGTTTCCTGGTCAAGGGCTTTTCTCTGGGGCAGGTTCAGTTAAAACCCAGCTCGGTCCTGCTGGCCGTGCTGATTCTGGTACTGGGCATTTTGTTCGTCAAAGCCTTGCAGCGCTGGGTCGCCAACCAGCTTTTGCCCGCCACGCGTATCGATCCCGGTATGCGCGTCTCTACTGCCAATCTGTTCAGCTATGTGGGCTACTTCATTGTGGTGGCTACGGCGATTTCCTCTTTGGGAATTGGCCTGGAGCGCATGGCCTGGGTGATTTCCGCCTTGTCGGTGGGTATCGGTTTTGGCTTGCAAGCGGTGGTGCAGAATTTTGTGTCGGGCCTGATCTTGCTGGCGGAACGTCCCATCAAGATTGGTGATTGGGTCAGCCTGAACGGGGTGGAGGGCAATGTACGCAAGATCAATGCCCGCGCTACGGAAATCGAGATGTTTGACCGTTCCACCCTGATTGTGCCGAACTCCGAGTTCATCACCAAAACCGTGCGTAACGTGACCTTGAGCAATCCCTTGGGCGTGGTGAAGGTCAAGATCAATATGCCTATCGATACGGATGCTAAACGGGTGCGTTCTATCATGCTGGATGTGATGCAGAACTACAGCGATGTGCTGGCTGATCCCCCACCGGACGTGACGCTGGATGGCTTTGATGCCAACGGCTTGCAGTTTACGGCGACTTGCTACGTGGCCTCGCCACGAATCGGCAGCCGGGTACGCAGTGTCCTGATGTTCGATATTCTGGATGAATTGCGCAAAGAAGGGCTGGTGCTGCACCATACGCAAACCATGACGGTTTTGCCAACGACGCCGGTGGCCAGCCAGACGGAAAGCAATAACCCTTTGTTGAATGATTGA
- a CDS encoding mechanosensitive ion channel domain-containing protein: MKPLRLGVQVLLLCLSLMGFWTGAQAQALSEVEQERHMMRELQQAQDEIRLMQYRLEGNQVAIRRERSYESEQKLQQTQELAGRVVQSLERRSRLLRARLQELGEDAGDEAEQLTLHNERMQLRRADAALRADLRVARLVQVEAQQTRQLLKEATARYDQAKRWQRNSSLVLLENLPQLSEAWPADRQTLSDFAQQWRQTWQNSSWQQSGASLWMAAAVLMVTLALLRAMPVWVSRYLPAGRLRRSSLTIANFLLWFLLCWVLGDLLVELVFDRPKLQALQFELLAHLKVAAWAAGLAIACILGIVMQPRASWRLIPISDQTHKRLGYFACAFFLVAYADVADNFFSGSIAISDAFQYLIDSVSSLLYLLVYGYGLWVVRGELFGRTEASGQGAKTGRSWARLAFKGAVVIYVLVLGLFIAGWQRLSDDLMSYFITMPLVFGLIAYVCMVWLQDVSDSLLAYLQNRSRDPEATPIRVQSQFIVVFFAIARMAVLGLAIWMVSSDLLSEPKQLLESGLDVSRESLRLGAVQWRLDLWLIALGVMLVGAVLIHFLRVWLRQNYMPNTTLEPGLQNAIVGMVGYVAYFVLLVICLSMLGVPIESVTWIFTALTVGLGFGLRGIVQNIASGLMLMVERPVKVGDWVEVEGSEGNVRQIRLRATYVERFDRTMVMVPNAQMMGRQVRNLTYTPTSLGAIESRLLFPLDVDADAVMQILRDAVLSEPEILDEPVPILSCDGIFGDGVAFSTRCFINSMRVHRRVRSNLMLDILRRLRQQGISLHPAQRWVQEAMDKDRAEDEDL; the protein is encoded by the coding sequence ATGAAGCCGCTACGACTAGGTGTGCAGGTCTTGCTCTTGTGCCTGAGCCTGATGGGGTTCTGGACGGGGGCGCAGGCACAAGCGCTGTCCGAGGTAGAGCAAGAGCGTCACATGATGCGGGAGCTGCAGCAGGCTCAGGATGAAATCCGCCTGATGCAGTATCGACTGGAAGGCAACCAGGTTGCGATACGGCGTGAGCGCAGCTACGAGTCAGAGCAAAAACTTCAGCAAACGCAGGAACTGGCCGGTCGGGTCGTGCAGTCTTTGGAGCGACGCAGCCGCTTGCTGCGTGCACGTCTGCAAGAGCTGGGCGAGGACGCGGGCGACGAGGCTGAGCAGCTCACTTTGCATAACGAGCGCATGCAACTGCGACGAGCCGATGCTGCCTTGCGGGCTGATTTGCGTGTGGCCCGTTTAGTTCAGGTGGAGGCACAGCAGACCCGCCAGCTCCTGAAGGAAGCCACCGCGCGCTACGATCAAGCCAAACGCTGGCAGCGCAACTCTTCCCTGGTCCTGTTGGAGAACCTGCCCCAGTTGAGCGAGGCCTGGCCTGCAGACCGACAAACGCTGTCGGACTTTGCTCAGCAGTGGCGTCAAACCTGGCAGAACAGTAGCTGGCAGCAAAGCGGTGCTTCGTTGTGGATGGCGGCTGCGGTATTGATGGTGACGCTTGCCTTGCTCCGCGCCATGCCGGTGTGGGTCAGTCGTTATTTGCCTGCTGGCCGCCTGCGTCGCTCCAGCCTGACGATTGCCAATTTCCTGCTGTGGTTTCTCCTTTGCTGGGTCCTGGGAGACCTGCTGGTGGAGCTGGTGTTCGACCGGCCCAAGCTGCAAGCCCTACAGTTTGAACTGCTGGCACACTTGAAGGTAGCAGCCTGGGCTGCCGGCTTGGCGATAGCCTGTATTCTCGGCATTGTGATGCAGCCCCGCGCGTCGTGGCGTTTGATTCCCATTTCTGACCAGACCCACAAGCGCTTGGGGTATTTTGCCTGTGCCTTCTTCCTGGTGGCGTATGCGGATGTCGCAGACAATTTCTTCAGTGGCTCTATCGCTATATCGGATGCTTTTCAGTACCTGATTGATAGCGTGAGCAGCCTGCTGTATTTGCTTGTGTACGGCTATGGTTTGTGGGTTGTGCGCGGTGAGCTGTTTGGCAGGACCGAGGCATCGGGGCAGGGGGCAAAAACAGGACGTAGTTGGGCGCGTCTGGCCTTTAAAGGGGCTGTCGTCATTTATGTTCTGGTGCTGGGCTTGTTCATAGCGGGCTGGCAGCGTCTGTCTGATGATTTGATGTCCTACTTCATCACGATGCCCTTGGTGTTTGGCCTGATCGCTTATGTGTGCATGGTCTGGCTGCAGGATGTATCGGACTCTTTGCTGGCGTATTTGCAAAATCGTAGCCGTGATCCCGAAGCCACGCCCATCCGTGTGCAGAGCCAGTTCATTGTGGTGTTCTTTGCCATCGCTCGTATGGCGGTGCTAGGTCTGGCTATCTGGATGGTCAGCTCGGACTTGTTAAGCGAGCCCAAACAGTTGCTGGAGTCGGGGCTGGATGTATCGCGTGAATCCTTGCGTCTGGGGGCGGTGCAGTGGCGCCTGGATTTGTGGCTGATTGCCTTGGGCGTGATGCTGGTAGGCGCCGTGCTGATCCACTTTTTGCGTGTCTGGCTGCGTCAGAACTACATGCCCAACACCACACTGGAGCCCGGCCTGCAAAATGCCATCGTGGGCATGGTGGGCTATGTCGCTTACTTCGTTCTGCTGGTGATTTGTCTGTCCATGCTGGGTGTGCCGATTGAGTCAGTCACCTGGATCTTTACAGCCTTGACGGTGGGCCTGGGCTTTGGTTTGCGGGGTATTGTGCAGAACATTGCTTCTGGCCTGATGCTGATGGTGGAGCGCCCCGTCAAAGTCGGGGACTGGGTGGAGGTGGAGGGCAGCGAAGGCAATGTGCGCCAGATCCGTTTGCGGGCGACGTATGTGGAGCGGTTTGATCGCACGATGGTGATGGTTCCCAACGCCCAGATGATGGGGCGGCAGGTACGCAACCTGACCTACACGCCCACCTCTTTGGGGGCGATTGAGTCCCGCTTGTTGTTCCCACTGGATGTGGACGCGGATGCAGTCATGCAGATTCTGCGCGACGCAGTGCTGTCCGAGCCGGAAATTCTGGACGAGCCTGTCCCCATCCTGTCGTGTGACGGGATTTTTGGTGATGGGGTCGCGTTCAGTACGCGTTGTTTCATCAACAGCATGCGGGTGCACCGCCGGGTGCGCAGCAACCTGATGCTGGATATCTTGCGCCGTCTGCGTCAGCAGGGCATCAGCTTGCATCCTGCGCAACGCTGGGTGCAGGAAGCCATGGACAAGGACAGGGCCGAGGACGAAGACCTTTAG
- a CDS encoding MFS transporter, which produces MSKKQSPQDGAPVSPWRAASAAGLGTMIEYYDFQLYGVLAVTLSVLFFHAGNENAALLSTLAVFGGAFLARPLGGIFFGWFGDKHGRTAALMFTIVGIGVASALMGMLPTYATLGLAAPALLLLCRLLQGFFAGGEITGAATYVAECSPPGKRGFFGAFNPAAATLGLSLATGVAGLVTALVGKEAMLDWGWRIPFLLSIPLIILCVWARSRIEDSPRFKEMLKSHHPEHSPLSLIVRDYRRPLLQVIAIGFAQNAAGYVGVVYLSTHLIHTLKYDGTAVFWLISLVTLCSAFIMPFAGGLSDRFGRKPLLTIGLLGYLVLVPLTMWVASWGSFPLAVIAVAVSILPFIVVQAVGYPLYAELFPTRVRYSGVSLGFNIATILGGATAPFVASWLTGLTGSSMAPAFYVMVVALIGIVALSTVQETSGRQLAD; this is translated from the coding sequence ATGAGCAAGAAACAGTCCCCACAGGACGGGGCCCCCGTATCGCCATGGCGTGCCGCCAGCGCTGCGGGTTTGGGCACCATGATCGAGTACTACGATTTTCAGCTGTACGGCGTCCTGGCGGTCACGCTGAGCGTGCTGTTTTTCCACGCCGGTAATGAAAATGCGGCCTTGCTGTCCACGCTGGCCGTGTTTGGGGGCGCCTTTCTGGCCCGGCCCTTGGGCGGGATCTTCTTTGGCTGGTTCGGTGACAAGCATGGCCGTACCGCTGCCTTGATGTTCACCATTGTGGGTATCGGGGTGGCCAGTGCCTTGATGGGCATGCTGCCCACCTACGCCACCCTGGGCCTGGCTGCACCGGCCTTGCTCTTGCTATGCCGTTTGCTGCAGGGCTTTTTTGCCGGTGGTGAAATTACCGGCGCGGCCACGTATGTGGCGGAATGCTCGCCCCCCGGCAAACGCGGTTTTTTTGGTGCATTCAATCCGGCAGCGGCCACTTTGGGCTTGTCCCTGGCCACGGGCGTAGCTGGTTTGGTGACGGCATTGGTGGGCAAGGAAGCCATGCTGGATTGGGGCTGGCGTATTCCCTTCCTGCTGTCCATTCCCTTGATCATTCTGTGCGTCTGGGCCCGTTCGCGCATTGAGGATTCGCCGCGTTTCAAGGAAATGCTCAAAAGCCATCATCCCGAGCACTCGCCCTTGTCCTTGATTGTGCGTGATTACCGCCGCCCCCTCTTGCAGGTCATAGCCATTGGTTTTGCCCAGAATGCGGCAGGTTACGTGGGCGTGGTCTACCTGAGTACCCACTTGATCCACACCCTGAAATACGACGGCACCGCAGTGTTCTGGCTGATTTCCCTGGTTACCTTGTGCTCGGCCTTCATCATGCCTTTTGCCGGCGGCCTGTCTGACCGCTTCGGTCGCAAGCCTTTGTTGACGATTGGCTTGCTGGGCTATCTGGTGCTGGTGCCGCTGACCATGTGGGTTGCCTCCTGGGGCAGCTTCCCGCTGGCGGTGATTGCTGTGGCCGTGTCCATTCTGCCGTTCATCGTGGTCCAGGCCGTGGGCTACCCCTTGTATGCCGAATTGTTCCCTACGCGAGTGCGCTATAGCGGCGTGTCGCTGGGCTTTAACATCGCCACCATTCTGGGTGGAGCGACGGCGCCGTTCGTGGCGTCCTGGCTGACGGGCTTGACCGGTTCCAGCATGGCACCTGCCTTCTACGTGATGGTGGTGGCGCTGATCGGGATTGTGGCTTTGAGCACGGTGCAGGAAACCTCTGGCCGTCAGTTGGCCGATTGA
- a CDS encoding aminotransferase class V-fold PLP-dependent enzyme gives MMSGYFLYHSIGMFEGKEAAMRAELDQFSQVWSAQDDGQWGYALGQKQAFMDAWASLIGADSKDIALSENVTGGLYSILGSLPSHMLKGRTLLVAADCFPSLHFLLQKLALRLGFTLRTVPLSAGLSYVTDDDFINAWDDSVGVALVTWVSSTSSHRVDVDRMAQCATEHGSLMALDLTQAAGLVPFTVHEGVAFTLSASLKWACGVSGASLLHVRADLIEQCEPEFRGWFSQENPFNWNLDQFSYADGARRFDHGTPAILGSIASLPGMRFVLETGVDKLLEQNRALTAVFLDRAAKANWPVLTPLAENERGGSIMLRASSAQRAQAMVDQLREQELYCDQRDGVLRLSPGNVCTEQDVLRLCDTLQAGW, from the coding sequence ATGATGTCCGGATATTTTCTTTATCACTCCATTGGCATGTTCGAGGGCAAGGAAGCCGCCATGCGTGCCGAGCTGGATCAGTTCAGCCAGGTCTGGTCGGCACAGGATGATGGCCAGTGGGGCTACGCTTTGGGCCAGAAACAGGCGTTCATGGATGCCTGGGCCAGCCTGATTGGTGCTGACTCCAAAGACATTGCACTCAGCGAAAACGTCACTGGCGGGCTGTACAGCATTCTGGGCTCCTTGCCATCACATATGCTCAAAGGGCGTACCTTGCTGGTCGCGGCGGATTGTTTCCCCAGCCTGCATTTCCTGCTGCAAAAGCTGGCCCTGCGTCTGGGTTTCACCCTGCGCACCGTGCCCTTGAGTGCTGGCCTGTCCTACGTGACGGACGATGATTTCATCAATGCCTGGGATGACAGCGTGGGCGTGGCTCTGGTGACCTGGGTCAGCTCTACATCCTCGCACCGGGTGGATGTGGATCGTATGGCGCAATGTGCGACGGAACACGGCAGCCTGATGGCGCTGGATTTGACGCAAGCCGCTGGTCTGGTGCCGTTCACCGTGCATGAAGGCGTGGCCTTTACCTTGTCGGCCTCCTTGAAGTGGGCTTGCGGAGTATCCGGTGCCAGCCTCTTGCATGTGCGTGCGGATTTGATCGAGCAGTGCGAGCCGGAGTTCCGTGGCTGGTTCAGCCAGGAAAATCCTTTCAACTGGAATCTGGATCAGTTCAGCTATGCCGACGGTGCGCGTCGTTTTGACCACGGCACACCGGCTATTTTGGGCAGTATCGCGTCCTTGCCGGGCATGCGTTTTGTGCTGGAAACCGGCGTGGACAAATTGCTGGAACAAAACCGCGCATTGACGGCTGTTTTTCTGGATCGTGCGGCCAAGGCCAATTGGCCCGTGCTGACTCCGCTGGCCGAGAACGAGCGCGGCGGCAGCATCATGTTGCGCGCCAGCAGTGCCCAGCGCGCTCAAGCCATGGTGGATCAGCTGCGTGAGCAGGAGCTGTATTGTGACCAGCGTGATGGCGTATTGCGTCTGTCGCCCGGTAATGTTTGCACCGAGCAGGATGTGCTGCGCCTGTGCGACACCTTGCAAGCCGGTTGGTAA
- a CDS encoding helix-turn-helix domain-containing protein produces the protein MTALLFTPRSYMAALRIRQVRLHKKLSLRKLAELAQVSPGLISQVERGLTQPSLDTLRQIARALDTPLFSLLDDNVEQVAVVRQNERMSIQSASGVQYQRVSPGFGSIEMLAGFLPPGGSSVGQRWSHPAEECVLVTEGQLLVDVGDDQHCLQTGDSCYFNSSLPHAYRNPYDKDVRFIVAITPPSY, from the coding sequence ATGACGGCTTTACTATTTACCCCACGCTCCTACATGGCCGCTTTGCGTATTCGCCAAGTCCGACTTCATAAAAAACTGTCTCTGCGCAAGCTGGCCGAGCTTGCCCAAGTCTCCCCCGGCCTGATCAGTCAGGTGGAACGCGGTTTGACTCAACCCAGTCTGGATACCCTGCGCCAAATTGCGCGTGCGCTGGATACGCCCTTGTTTTCCCTGCTGGATGACAATGTGGAGCAAGTGGCCGTAGTGCGCCAGAACGAGCGCATGAGCATTCAATCCGCCTCGGGTGTGCAGTATCAGCGGGTCTCGCCGGGCTTTGGCAGTATTGAAATGCTGGCGGGCTTCTTGCCACCGGGTGGAAGCTCGGTCGGGCAGCGCTGGAGCCACCCTGCCGAGGAATGTGTACTGGTGACCGAAGGCCAACTGCTGGTCGATGTCGGGGATGATCAGCACTGTTTGCAAACGGGCGACAGCTGTTATTTCAACTCCAGCCTGCCCCATGCCTATCGCAATCCTTACGACAAGGATGTGCGTTTTATTGTGGCGATCACCCCGCCCAGCTACTAA
- a CDS encoding HD-GYP domain-containing protein, translated as MNEFTSPRHTLLLIDDEPANLQILRHTLQQDFRLLFAKDGVKALELAQRDLPDLILLDIMMPQMSGYEVCRALKADLKTRHIPIIFVTALSQPHDEQMGLDMGAVDYISKPFNPAILKARIRNHLSLVQMQELRDSRLQIIRCLGTAAEYKDNEVGRHVIRMSHYTRILAHWLGYSSEAADDLLHAAPMHDIGKIGIPDSILQKPGKLTPEEWEIMRTHTLIGARIIGQHSHGLLKLARTIALYHHEKWDGSGYPYGLKGEDIPLPARIVAVADVFDALASDRPYKKAWSVERSISYLREQSGQHFDPQLIALLDKCLPEMLHIKEKWADDPNMMAKN; from the coding sequence ATGAATGAATTTACCTCGCCGCGCCACACCCTCTTGCTCATCGATGACGAGCCAGCCAATTTGCAGATTCTGCGCCATACGCTGCAACAGGATTTCCGGCTGCTCTTTGCCAAGGATGGCGTCAAGGCACTGGAACTGGCACAGCGGGATCTGCCCGACCTGATCTTGCTGGACATCATGATGCCGCAAATGTCGGGCTACGAAGTCTGTCGGGCCTTGAAGGCTGACCTTAAAACCCGCCACATCCCCATTATTTTTGTGACGGCGCTCTCGCAGCCACATGACGAGCAAATGGGCCTGGACATGGGGGCGGTGGACTACATCTCCAAGCCCTTCAACCCGGCGATTCTGAAGGCACGCATACGCAACCATCTGTCCCTGGTACAAATGCAGGAACTGCGCGACAGCCGCCTGCAAATTATCCGCTGCCTGGGTACGGCCGCCGAATACAAGGACAACGAGGTCGGCCGCCACGTGATCCGCATGAGCCACTACACGCGCATTCTGGCCCATTGGCTGGGTTACTCCAGTGAAGCAGCCGACGACCTGCTGCACGCCGCACCCATGCACGATATTGGCAAAATCGGTATCCCGGATTCCATCCTGCAAAAACCCGGCAAGCTGACGCCCGAAGAATGGGAAATCATGCGTACGCACACCTTGATTGGCGCCCGCATTATTGGCCAGCATTCACATGGTTTATTGAAACTGGCGCGCACGATTGCGCTGTATCACCACGAAAAATGGGATGGCAGTGGCTATCCCTATGGCCTGAAGGGCGAGGACATCCCCCTGCCCGCCCGCATTGTGGCGGTAGCCGATGTGTTTGATGCCCTGGCCAGTGACCGGCCCTATAAAAAAGCCTGGAGTGTGGAGCGCAGCATCAGCTACCTGCGCGAACAATCCGGCCAGCACTTTGACCCGCAACTGATCGCCCTGCTGGACAAATGCCTGCCTGAAATGCTGCATATCAAGGAAAAATGGGCCGACGATCCCAATATGATGGCGAAGAACTGA